The proteins below are encoded in one region of Flavobacterium nackdongense:
- a CDS encoding homocysteine S-methyltransferase family protein, giving the protein MPNIQEEIKKRILVLDGAMGTMLQRYNFSEEDFRGEQFKDFPHPLKGNNDLLSITQPKAIKEVHALYFEAGADIVETNTFSGTTIGMADYHLEEYVYELNYESAKLAREVADEFTAKNPEKPRFVAGSIGPTNRTASMSPDVNDPGYRAVTFDDLRIAYKQQVEALIDGGVDLLLVETIFDTLNAKAALFAIEQVKEERKIDIPIMVSGTITDASGRTLSGQTVEAFLISVSHIPLLSVGFNCALGADLLKPYLQTLSQNTSFNVSAHPNAGLPNAFGEYDETPEQMQAQIRSYLEDNLVNIIGGCCGTTPEHIKLIADIATDYKPRVSEAVM; this is encoded by the coding sequence ATGCCAAACATTCAAGAAGAAATCAAAAAACGAATTCTCGTACTCGATGGAGCAATGGGAACGATGTTGCAACGCTATAATTTCTCGGAAGAAGATTTCCGAGGAGAACAATTCAAGGATTTTCCACATCCGCTCAAAGGGAACAACGATTTATTGTCCATTACCCAACCCAAAGCGATAAAAGAAGTGCACGCTTTGTATTTTGAAGCTGGAGCCGATATTGTAGAAACCAATACGTTCTCGGGAACGACTATCGGAATGGCAGATTATCATCTCGAAGAGTATGTTTATGAATTGAACTACGAATCAGCAAAATTAGCTCGTGAAGTAGCCGACGAATTCACGGCAAAAAATCCAGAAAAACCACGATTTGTAGCCGGTTCGATTGGACCAACAAATAGAACGGCAAGTATGTCGCCAGACGTGAACGATCCAGGTTACAGAGCCGTAACTTTTGACGATTTGCGCATTGCCTATAAACAACAAGTAGAAGCCTTAATTGATGGTGGCGTAGATTTACTTTTGGTAGAAACTATTTTCGATACTTTAAATGCTAAAGCCGCACTTTTCGCTATCGAACAAGTGAAAGAAGAACGCAAAATCGATATCCCAATTATGGTTTCCGGAACAATTACCGATGCTTCAGGAAGAACCCTTTCAGGACAAACGGTAGAGGCGTTCCTGATTTCCGTGTCACATATTCCGTTGTTGAGCGTAGGATTCAATTGCGCTTTGGGTGCCGATTTGTTGAAACCTTATTTGCAAACTTTGTCACAAAACACTTCATTCAATGTGTCTGCACATCCTAATGCAGGATTGCCAAACGCCTTTGGAGAATACGATGAAACACCAGAGCAAATGCAAGCGCAAATACGAAGCTATCTCGAAGATAATTTAGTAAATATCATAGGCGGTTGTTGCGGAACAACCCCCGAGCACATCAAATTGATTGCTGATATTGCGACGGATTATAAGCCGAGAGTTTCAGAGGCGGTGATGTAG
- the galE gene encoding UDP-glucose 4-epimerase GalE, with protein sequence MKILVTGGLGFIGSHTVVELQNQGFEVVIVDDLSNSSENVLNGIVAISNKKPLFEKLDLREKNKVQDFFKKHQDISGVIHFAASKAVGESVGNPLLYYENNINTLVYLLQELQKLPEANFIFSSSCTVYGQAEKMPITEDASIQLAMSPYGNTKQIGEEIITDTAKVTNINAILLRYFNPIGAHPSAEIGELPIGVPQNLVPFITQTGFGLRKELSVYGDDYPTPDGTAVRDYIHVVDLAKAHVIAMQRLLDKKNLDKVEIFNLGTGTGSSVLEVIHSFEKVSGQKLPYKIVARREGDITSAYANTDKANNVLGWKAQSTLDEAMASAWKWEQKVRS encoded by the coding sequence ATGAAAATACTAGTAACAGGCGGTTTAGGATTTATTGGTTCTCATACTGTAGTTGAATTGCAAAATCAAGGTTTTGAAGTAGTGATTGTAGATGATCTTTCGAATTCATCCGAAAATGTTTTAAACGGAATTGTGGCCATCAGCAATAAAAAGCCCCTTTTCGAAAAGTTGGATTTGCGCGAGAAAAACAAAGTGCAGGATTTTTTCAAAAAGCACCAAGATATTTCAGGCGTAATCCATTTTGCAGCGTCCAAAGCCGTTGGCGAAAGTGTTGGAAATCCGCTTTTGTACTACGAAAACAACATCAATACTTTGGTGTATTTGCTTCAAGAACTACAAAAACTGCCGGAAGCCAACTTTATTTTTAGTTCGTCTTGCACGGTTTACGGTCAAGCCGAAAAAATGCCAATTACCGAAGATGCTTCTATTCAACTTGCAATGTCGCCTTACGGAAACACCAAGCAAATTGGAGAAGAGATCATTACAGACACAGCCAAAGTGACCAATATCAATGCGATTTTGTTGCGTTATTTCAACCCGATTGGAGCACATCCGTCGGCTGAAATTGGTGAATTGCCAATTGGAGTTCCTCAAAATTTAGTACCATTCATTACCCAAACGGGTTTCGGATTACGAAAAGAATTATCGGTTTACGGCGATGATTATCCCACCCCGGATGGAACAGCAGTGCGCGATTATATTCACGTAGTCGATTTGGCGAAAGCCCATGTTATCGCGATGCAACGTTTATTGGATAAAAAGAATTTGGACAAAGTCGAAATCTTCAATCTAGGAACGGGAACAGGAAGTTCGGTTCTAGAAGTGATTCATTCTTTCGAGAAAGTAAGCGGACAAAAACTACCTTATAAAATCGTAGCTCGAAGAGAAGGTGATATTACTTCAGCTTACGCCAATACGGATAAAGCCAACAATGTTCTAGGTTGGAAAGCACAATCTACTTTAGACGAAGCGATGGCAAGTGCCTGGAAATGGGAACAGAAAGTTAGGAGCTAG
- a CDS encoding 3-deoxy-D-manno-octulosonic acid transferase, producing MLFIYNLIVQIANFLLKIVATFSPKMKLFVEGRKPVFEILASKIRTEDKTIWFHAASLGEYEQGLPVIEKIKGKFPHHKIVISFFSPSGYEVRKNNTVADATVYLPLDTQKNAKQFLKLVHPEMVFFIKYEYWPNYLNELRKLETPTYLISGIFRKNQMFFKWYGGFYRKALEAFTYFFVQNESSKKLLLQLGKTNVAVSGDTRFDRVATILEKDNSLDFIETFKNDTLTVVIGSSWPKDESLLVDFINQTAKKVKFIIAPHNINSEQIQELKNAISKKAVLFSEVRTGRDLSLQDFDVFIIDTIGILTKIYSYADIAYVGGGFGNPGVHNILEPATFGVPIVIGPNFSHFAEATALVNLEGCISIANKNELTKVFSNLISDETLRHEKGHICSTFVQMNKGATNIILNQIS from the coding sequence ATGCTTTTTATCTACAACTTAATAGTTCAAATTGCGAATTTTTTATTGAAAATCGTCGCTACTTTCAGCCCAAAAATGAAACTTTTTGTCGAAGGTCGCAAGCCTGTTTTTGAAATTTTAGCCTCAAAAATTAGAACCGAAGACAAAACCATTTGGTTCCACGCGGCTTCATTGGGCGAATACGAGCAAGGATTGCCTGTTATCGAAAAAATAAAAGGAAAATTTCCCCATCATAAAATCGTGATTTCATTTTTTTCGCCTTCAGGTTATGAAGTGAGGAAAAACAATACTGTTGCCGATGCCACGGTTTATTTGCCTTTGGATACTCAAAAAAATGCGAAACAATTTTTGAAATTGGTACATCCAGAAATGGTTTTCTTCATCAAATACGAATATTGGCCCAATTATTTGAATGAACTTCGAAAGCTGGAAACCCCAACCTATTTGATTTCGGGAATATTTAGAAAAAACCAAATGTTCTTTAAATGGTATGGCGGTTTTTACAGAAAAGCACTGGAGGCGTTTACTTACTTTTTTGTACAAAATGAAAGTTCCAAAAAATTATTATTGCAATTAGGTAAAACCAATGTGGCCGTTTCGGGCGATACTCGTTTTGACCGAGTGGCAACTATTTTGGAAAAAGACAACTCTTTAGATTTTATCGAAACCTTCAAAAATGATACTTTGACCGTTGTTATTGGAAGTTCTTGGCCAAAAGACGAAAGTTTATTGGTGGATTTCATCAATCAAACCGCTAAAAAAGTCAAGTTTATTATCGCTCCACACAACATCAACAGCGAGCAAATTCAAGAATTGAAAAATGCTATTTCTAAAAAAGCGGTGTTGTTTTCAGAAGTAAGGACCGGTCGCGACCTGTCCCTACAAGATTTCGATGTTTTTATCATCGATACCATCGGAATTCTCACCAAGATTTACAGCTATGCCGATATTGCCTATGTTGGTGGCGGCTTTGGAAATCCTGGTGTTCATAATATTTTGGAACCCGCTACTTTTGGAGTTCCCATAGTTATTGGCCCCAATTTCAGCCATTTTGCCGAAGCTACTGCTTTGGTAAATTTAGAAGGCTGCATTTCTATTGCTAATAAAAATGAACTTACTAAAGTCTTTTCTAATCTAATTTCCGACGAAACGCTCCGACACGAAAAAGGCCATATTTGCAGCACTTTTGTGCAAATGAACAAAGGAGCAACGAACATCATTTTGAATCAAATTTCTTAA
- the metF gene encoding methylenetetrahydrofolate reductase [NAD(P)H] gives MKVTQHIGNANGKPLFSFEIVPPQKGTNIKDLYQNIDPLMEFKPPFIDVTTSREEYVYIEKDGLFDRRITRMRPGTVGICASIQHKYGVDAIPHVLCGGFTKEETEYLLVDCHYLGIDNLVALRGDPMKGEKYFEPTKGGNGYAVDLVKQIKAMNAGQFLHDTLPMQNAPDFCVGVAGYPEKHIEAPSLEADLKRLKDKVDAGADYVVTQMFFDNQKYFKFVEAARAIGITVPIIPGIKPVAVKRHLQLLPQVFWLDMPQDLIHDIEQAKDNAAVRQIGVEFAVQQSKELIEFGVPCVHYYSMGKSDNIHQIASQVF, from the coding sequence ATGAAAGTAACACAACATATTGGAAACGCCAATGGGAAACCATTGTTTTCTTTCGAAATTGTTCCGCCTCAAAAAGGAACAAATATTAAAGATTTGTATCAAAATATCGATCCCTTGATGGAGTTTAAGCCGCCATTTATTGATGTAACCACTTCCAGAGAGGAATATGTATATATCGAAAAAGACGGACTTTTTGATCGTCGAATCACTCGTATGCGGCCGGGAACGGTTGGGATTTGCGCTTCTATTCAACATAAATATGGCGTAGACGCAATCCCACACGTACTTTGCGGTGGTTTTACTAAAGAAGAAACCGAGTATTTATTGGTCGATTGTCATTATTTAGGAATTGACAATTTGGTCGCCCTTCGTGGCGATCCAATGAAAGGCGAAAAATATTTCGAACCTACCAAAGGTGGAAATGGGTATGCGGTGGATTTGGTAAAACAAATCAAAGCGATGAATGCAGGTCAGTTTTTGCACGATACTTTGCCAATGCAAAATGCGCCTGATTTTTGTGTTGGTGTGGCGGGCTATCCTGAAAAACATATAGAAGCACCAAGTTTGGAAGCCGATTTGAAAAGACTAAAAGATAAAGTCGATGCAGGAGCAGACTACGTTGTAACGCAAATGTTTTTTGATAATCAAAAGTATTTCAAATTTGTCGAAGCGGCACGTGCTATAGGAATTACCGTTCCAATTATTCCTGGAATCAAGCCAGTTGCGGTAAAACGTCATTTGCAATTGTTGCCACAAGTTTTTTGGTTGGATATGCCTCAAGATTTGATTCATGATATCGAACAAGCTAAAGATAACGCTGCAGTTCGTCAAATAGGAGTGGAGTTTGCCGTTCAACAGTCTAAAGAATTAATCGAATTTGGTGTGCCTTGTGTGCATTATTATTCGATGGGGAAATCAGATAATATTCATCAAATAGCGAGTCAGGTTTTTTAA
- the metH gene encoding methionine synthase, which produces MAVAEKRRNLVLSGLEPLIITPDSVFVNIGERTNVTGSRKFLRLIKEEKYDEALSIAKEQVEGGAQIIDINMDEGMLDGEYAMTKFLNLIAAEPDISRVPIMIDSSKWDIIEAGLKVVQGKCVVNSISLKEGEEAFIHHAKLIKRYGAAAIIMAFDEVGQADNYERRIEICQRSYDILVNKVNFPPQDIIFDLNIFPVATGMEEHRLNALDFFRGTKWVRENLPHAHISGGVSNVSFSFRGNDTVREAMHSVFLYHAIKNGMTMGIVNPEMLSIYDEIPKDLLDHVEDVILDRRDDATERLLDLAESFKGDAKVNDKAVQEWRNNTFQERLIYSLVKGTDEFIDQDVEEARLNSAKAIDVIEIHLMAGMSQVGDLFGSGKMFLPQVVKSARVMKKAVAYLLPFIEAEKVGRSSSAGKILIATVKGDVHDIGKNIVSVVMACNNFEMIDLGVMVPPEKIIAEAIKHNVDIIALSGLITPSLDEMVFMAKEMKRHKMTIPLMVGGATTSRAHTAVKIAPEYPYTVLHTTDASKAVGGASNLMQADTNEAYKKSIKEEYDALREGYLSRSRDKNFLSIEEARKNKLKLDWDSFKPVKPNFIGIQSIEVDLNDLIEFIDWTPFFQSWELFGKYPAILTDEVVGEQATIVFADAKKMLQQLLSEKWLTAKAIYGIFPANQVNDDDIQVYDDKGNELEKFLTLRQQSQKTAGAPNIALADFIAPKNDGIQDFMGCFCVTTGFGVDEKVAEFEKDLDDYNSILIKALADRFAEAFAEYLHLKIRKEIWGYAADENLSNQDLIKEGYSGIRPAPGYPACPDHLEKPTIWKLLNVEKEIGVTLTDSMAMWPTSSVSGYYFGNPESKYFGLGKIKEDQVVDYAKRRSISTDKAMKWLSPNIAD; this is translated from the coding sequence ATGGCAGTAGCAGAAAAAAGAAGAAATTTAGTATTATCGGGATTAGAACCCTTAATCATTACGCCGGACAGCGTATTTGTAAACATTGGGGAACGAACGAACGTTACCGGTTCTAGAAAATTTCTTCGATTAATCAAGGAAGAGAAATACGACGAAGCATTGAGCATTGCCAAAGAGCAAGTAGAGGGAGGAGCGCAAATCATCGATATCAATATGGATGAAGGAATGCTTGATGGCGAATATGCAATGACTAAATTTCTGAATTTAATTGCTGCCGAACCCGATATTTCTCGTGTGCCGATTATGATTGACAGCTCGAAATGGGACATCATTGAAGCCGGTTTGAAAGTTGTGCAAGGAAAATGTGTGGTCAACTCGATTTCATTGAAAGAGGGCGAAGAAGCTTTTATCCATCACGCCAAATTGATCAAACGCTACGGAGCTGCGGCTATTATTATGGCTTTTGACGAAGTGGGTCAAGCCGATAATTACGAAAGACGAATTGAAATTTGCCAACGTTCTTATGATATTTTAGTCAATAAAGTAAACTTTCCTCCTCAGGATATTATTTTCGATTTGAACATATTCCCCGTAGCAACAGGAATGGAAGAACATCGCTTGAACGCTTTGGATTTCTTCAGGGGAACCAAATGGGTTCGCGAGAATTTGCCACACGCACACATCAGTGGTGGAGTGAGCAATGTTTCGTTCTCGTTTAGAGGAAATGATACGGTTCGTGAAGCGATGCACTCGGTTTTCTTGTACCACGCCATCAAGAACGGAATGACGATGGGCATCGTAAATCCTGAGATGTTGTCTATTTACGATGAAATTCCAAAAGATTTATTAGATCACGTAGAAGATGTAATTTTGGACCGACGTGATGATGCTACTGAGCGTTTGTTAGATTTAGCTGAAAGTTTCAAAGGAGATGCAAAAGTTAATGATAAAGCAGTACAAGAGTGGCGAAATAATACATTTCAAGAACGATTAATTTACTCGCTTGTAAAAGGAACCGACGAATTTATTGACCAAGATGTCGAAGAGGCGCGGCTTAATTCGGCAAAAGCTATTGATGTGATCGAAATCCATTTGATGGCCGGAATGTCGCAAGTAGGCGATTTGTTTGGTTCTGGAAAAATGTTTTTGCCACAGGTAGTAAAATCGGCACGAGTAATGAAAAAAGCGGTGGCTTATTTATTGCCTTTTATCGAGGCAGAAAAAGTAGGAAGGTCATCATCGGCTGGAAAAATACTTATTGCCACTGTAAAAGGGGATGTACACGATATTGGTAAAAATATTGTCTCGGTAGTAATGGCTTGTAACAATTTTGAAATGATAGATTTGGGTGTAATGGTCCCACCTGAAAAAATAATTGCGGAAGCCATAAAGCACAATGTCGATATTATCGCATTAAGTGGTTTGATAACGCCTTCGTTAGATGAAATGGTTTTTATGGCCAAGGAAATGAAACGTCATAAAATGACTATTCCGTTGATGGTTGGTGGAGCGACTACTTCTAGAGCGCATACTGCGGTCAAGATTGCGCCCGAATATCCTTATACTGTTTTGCATACGACTGATGCTTCTAAAGCGGTTGGCGGCGCCAGTAATTTGATGCAAGCAGACACTAACGAGGCGTACAAAAAAAGTATTAAAGAGGAATATGATGCTCTTCGAGAAGGCTATTTAAGCAGAAGTCGAGATAAAAATTTCTTGTCTATCGAAGAGGCTCGAAAAAATAAATTAAAATTGGATTGGGACAGTTTCAAGCCCGTTAAGCCCAACTTTATTGGAATACAATCTATTGAGGTAGATTTGAATGATTTAATTGAGTTTATCGATTGGACACCATTTTTTCAATCTTGGGAGCTGTTCGGAAAATATCCAGCTATTTTAACCGATGAGGTTGTTGGCGAACAAGCAACAATCGTTTTTGCTGACGCTAAGAAAATGCTTCAACAACTTTTGTCCGAAAAATGGTTGACTGCCAAAGCGATCTACGGTATTTTTCCAGCGAATCAGGTCAATGATGACGATATACAAGTGTATGATGATAAAGGAAATGAATTGGAAAAGTTTCTAACTCTGCGGCAACAATCCCAAAAAACGGCGGGAGCTCCAAATATTGCCTTGGCGGATTTTATTGCACCAAAAAATGATGGAATTCAAGATTTTATGGGTTGTTTTTGCGTTACAACTGGTTTCGGAGTGGATGAAAAAGTAGCAGAATTCGAAAAAGATTTAGACGATTATAATTCGATTTTAATCAAAGCTTTAGCCGATCGTTTTGCAGAGGCTTTTGCCGAATATTTGCATTTAAAAATTAGAAAAGAAATTTGGGGATACGCAGCTGACGAAAATTTATCGAACCAAGATTTAATCAAAGAAGGGTATAGTGGTATTCGTCCAGCGCCAGGTTATCCGGCTTGTCCCGACCATTTAGAAAAACCAACCATTTGGAAATTGCTGAATGTCGAAAAAGAAATCGGAGTGACTCTGACCGATAGTATGGCGATGTGGCCCACTTCATCGGTCTCCGGATATTATTTTGGCAATCCAGAAAGCAAGTATTTCGGACTCGGAAAAATCAAAGAAGACCAAGTCGTTGATTACGCCAAACGTCGAAGTATTTCGACCGATAAAGCAATGAAATGGTTGAGCCCTAATATAGCAGATTAG
- a CDS encoding DegT/DnrJ/EryC1/StrS family aminotransferase translates to MKKLQMVDLKSQYDKIKETVNTSIQEVLDSNTYINGPQVHQFQKNLEEYLDVKHVIPCANGTDALQIAMMGLGLKPGDEVITADFTFAATVEVIALLQLTPVLVDVDMVNMNISIEAIKKAITPKTKAIVPVHLFGRAANMEAIMAIANEHNLYVIEDNAQAIGANCKFSDGTKKKAGVIGHVGATSFFPSKNLGCYGDGGAIFTNDDALAHTIRGIVNHGMYERYHHDVVGVNSRLDSIQAAVLNAKLPLLDTYNAARQNAARKYSAAFEGHKNIIAPSICDICDCHVFHQYTLRIIDADRNGLMQHLLDKGIPCAIYYPIPLHSQKAYLDPRYKEEDFPVTNQLVKEVISLPMHTELDDEQIQFITDSVLEFLK, encoded by the coding sequence ATGAAAAAATTGCAAATGGTTGACCTAAAAAGTCAATATGATAAAATTAAAGAAACCGTAAACACTTCGATCCAAGAAGTTCTTGACAGCAATACGTACATCAACGGACCACAGGTTCATCAATTTCAAAAAAATCTCGAAGAATATCTCGATGTAAAACACGTAATCCCTTGTGCCAACGGTACCGATGCTTTGCAAATTGCGATGATGGGATTAGGTCTGAAACCTGGTGATGAGGTGATAACAGCCGATTTTACTTTTGCTGCTACAGTCGAAGTGATTGCTTTATTACAGCTGACACCTGTTTTGGTTGATGTTGATATGGTGAATATGAATATTTCTATCGAAGCCATCAAAAAAGCGATCACACCAAAAACCAAAGCGATTGTTCCTGTCCATTTATTTGGCCGTGCCGCCAATATGGAAGCAATTATGGCGATTGCTAACGAACACAATCTGTATGTTATCGAGGATAATGCCCAAGCGATTGGTGCAAATTGTAAGTTTTCGGATGGAACCAAAAAGAAAGCGGGAGTGATTGGACACGTTGGAGCGACTTCGTTTTTTCCTTCTAAAAATTTAGGTTGTTATGGCGATGGTGGGGCTATTTTCACCAACGATGATGCTTTGGCACATACTATTCGCGGAATTGTTAATCACGGAATGTACGAACGGTACCATCACGATGTTGTGGGCGTCAATTCGAGGTTAGACAGTATTCAAGCAGCGGTTTTAAATGCTAAATTGCCTTTATTGGATACCTATAATGCTGCGCGTCAAAATGCGGCTAGAAAATACTCGGCTGCTTTTGAAGGGCATAAAAATATCATTGCACCTAGTATTTGCGATATTTGTGATTGCCACGTTTTTCATCAATACACCCTACGAATTATTGATGCCGACAGAAATGGGTTGATGCAACATTTACTAGACAAAGGCATTCCATGTGCCATTTATTATCCAATTCCGTTGCATTCTCAAAAAGCATATCTTGATCCTCGTTACAAAGAAGAGGATTTTCCGGTGACCAATCAGTTGGTAAAAGAGGTGATTTCCTTGCCAATGCACACCGAATTAGACGATGAACAAATCCAATTTATTACTGATTCAGTTTTAGAATTTCTAAAATAA
- a CDS encoding PDDEXK nuclease domain-containing protein, giving the protein MEIQGANNYLQAVQQIKTAILRSRYEAAARANKELLKLYFGIGQYVSFHSRNKNWGKGAIDSISNLLQQELHGLRGFSATNIKNMRLFYEGWEFLQPFLIDEKEPLFQFSEEELNRQIPSAELKNSNRQLLTDDLNDGFVIRQLPTDELQNEFVTMFLKNGFTHHIAIINNTENIEERVFYIQKTATEFWNNTTLKHHLKSDLYQRQGKLTHNFQTTLAENSFRQKALMAFKDEMLLDFINIEDADEEPNERILENAIVQNIKKFIMALGSEFSFIGNQHRLIIEDEEYFIDLLFFNRKIQSLVAIELKKGKFKAEYVGKMNLYLSALDEMVKQPHENPSIGIILCKEKNNKIVEFAFRDTSKPMGVVTYKTYNDLPEAYKNILPDTETLKGLL; this is encoded by the coding sequence ATGGAAATACAAGGAGCTAATAATTATTTACAGGCGGTACAGCAAATAAAAACAGCGATTTTACGAAGTCGTTACGAAGCTGCTGCGCGTGCTAATAAAGAATTACTCAAGTTGTATTTTGGAATTGGTCAATATGTATCCTTCCATAGCCGAAATAAAAATTGGGGAAAAGGAGCTATTGACAGTATTTCGAATTTGTTGCAACAAGAATTGCACGGTTTGAGAGGTTTTTCGGCTACGAATATAAAGAATATGCGTCTTTTTTATGAAGGATGGGAATTTTTGCAACCTTTTTTGATAGACGAAAAAGAACCTCTTTTTCAATTTTCGGAGGAGGAATTAAATCGGCAGATACCGTCTGCCGAATTGAAAAACTCAAATCGTCAGTTGCTGACTGACGATTTGAATGATGGTTTTGTAATTCGTCAGTTGCCAACTGACGAATTACAAAATGAGTTTGTTACTATGTTTTTAAAAAACGGTTTCACGCATCATATTGCAATAATAAACAACACTGAAAATATAGAAGAACGTGTTTTTTATATACAAAAAACAGCAACCGAATTTTGGAATAATACGACTTTAAAACACCATTTAAAGTCAGATTTGTACCAAAGACAAGGGAAATTAACGCATAATTTTCAAACGACTTTAGCTGAAAATAGTTTTAGACAAAAAGCGTTAATGGCATTTAAGGACGAAATGCTTTTGGATTTCATCAATATTGAAGATGCCGATGAAGAGCCAAACGAACGTATTTTGGAAAATGCGATTGTGCAGAACATCAAAAAATTCATAATGGCTTTGGGTTCTGAATTTAGTTTTATCGGAAATCAACACCGATTGATTATAGAAGACGAAGAGTATTTTATAGATTTGTTGTTTTTTAATCGGAAAATTCAAAGTCTAGTCGCTATCGAATTGAAGAAAGGAAAGTTCAAAGCAGAATATGTAGGAAAAATGAATTTGTATCTTTCGGCTTTGGACGAAATGGTCAAACAACCGCATGAAAATCCATCTATTGGAATAATTCTTTGCAAAGAAAAAAACAATAAAATAGTGGAATTTGCATTTAGAGACACCTCAAAACCAATGGGAGTGGTGACCTATAAAACCTACAATGATTTGCCAGAAGCCTATAAAAATATTCTGCCAGATACTGAAACGTTGAAAGGATTGTTATAA
- a CDS encoding nuclear transport factor 2 family protein, producing the protein MKYSKIIVAVLLFQCSGWAQDRTTNKEEAVVASQVELLRQGLMTADGTKLAAVTSSGLTYGHSGGNIENQSAFIENVVKKKSNVISLEFQNQTISFAGNTAIVRHIYLSHTKDGGVEKETKIGVMQVWQKQKKQWLMIARQAYKLPAPEKI; encoded by the coding sequence ATGAAATATAGTAAGATAATTGTCGCTGTACTTTTGTTTCAATGCTCGGGATGGGCTCAGGATAGGACTACTAATAAAGAAGAAGCAGTTGTAGCTTCGCAAGTAGAACTATTGCGACAAGGATTAATGACCGCCGACGGAACAAAACTAGCTGCAGTAACTTCAAGTGGTCTAACTTATGGGCATTCAGGGGGAAATATTGAAAATCAATCGGCGTTTATCGAAAATGTGGTAAAAAAGAAATCCAATGTTATTTCTTTAGAATTTCAAAATCAGACCATTTCATTCGCGGGAAACACTGCTATTGTGAGACATATTTATTTATCCCATACTAAAGATGGTGGAGTAGAGAAGGAAACCAAAATAGGAGTAATGCAAGTTTGGCAAAAACAAAAAAAACAATGGTTAATGATAGCCAGACAGGCCTATAAATTGCCAGCACCAGAAAAAATATAA
- a CDS encoding precorrin-2 dehydrogenase/sirohydrochlorin ferrochelatase family protein, whose translation MGVRNELYPIFLKLHQLDVLIVGGGNVGLEKLSFMLKSSPNANVEVVAIQFLPELEALVEKHPSVKLTQSKFKKKMLKKRHLVIACTDNLEVNKRVYDLCRKKHLICNIADTPPLCDYYLGGIVTKGNVKIAISTNGKSPTTAKRLREFFEEIIPDDINKMVENLNEYRKTLKGDFQEKVDKMNEITQSLKGKQ comes from the coding sequence TTGGGGGTGAGGAACGAACTATACCCAATTTTTCTAAAACTGCACCAACTCGATGTACTCATCGTGGGTGGAGGAAATGTGGGTTTAGAAAAATTGTCCTTTATGCTCAAATCCAGTCCCAATGCCAATGTTGAGGTGGTGGCGATACAATTTTTACCCGAATTAGAAGCCTTAGTCGAAAAACATCCTTCGGTGAAATTGACCCAATCCAAGTTCAAGAAAAAAATGCTCAAAAAACGACATTTGGTTATTGCTTGCACTGATAATTTAGAAGTCAACAAACGAGTGTACGATTTATGCCGAAAAAAACATTTGATTTGCAACATCGCCGATACACCGCCATTGTGCGATTATTATTTGGGCGGAATAGTGACCAAAGGAAATGTAAAAATCGCCATTTCCACCAATGGAAAATCCCCAACTACTGCCAAAAGATTACGCGAGTTTTTCGAAGAAATTATTCCCGACGATATCAACAAAATGGTCGAAAACCTGAACGAATACCGCAAAACCCTCAAAGGCGATTTTCAGGAAAAAGTGGATAAAATGAATGAAATTACCCAATCCTTGAAAGGCAAACAATAA